Proteins from a genomic interval of Mycobacterium conspicuum:
- a CDS encoding cupin domain-containing protein, which yields MSGPTARSIVFGVIVDFITPHDDDRVCVMRASMPPGVTVPLHSHDDFEDFYILAGSYQILVEGDDGMEWRDAHAGEYVRVPGGAPHALRNVSEETAVDLIITTARVGDFFREVGRPVGSPPPTAQDMADFAATASRYGYWLATPEENAAVGITASILTT from the coding sequence ATGAGCGGTCCCACTGCACGATCTATCGTTTTCGGGGTCATTGTCGACTTCATAACGCCGCATGACGACGATCGGGTATGCGTGATGCGCGCAAGCATGCCGCCCGGGGTGACGGTGCCCCTGCACAGTCACGACGACTTTGAGGATTTCTACATCCTCGCCGGCAGTTACCAGATCCTTGTCGAAGGCGACGACGGCATGGAATGGCGCGATGCCCACGCTGGCGAATACGTCCGGGTTCCGGGCGGCGCCCCTCATGCGCTGCGCAACGTTTCCGAAGAAACTGCCGTCGACCTGATCATCACGACGGCGCGCGTGGGCGATTTCTTTCGGGAGGTGGGCCGGCCCGTTGGCTCCCCGCCACCCACTGCTCAAGACATGGCGGACTTTGCCGCGACCGCGAGCCGGTACGGATACTGGTTGGCCACGCCCGAAGAAAACGCGGCGGTCGGGATAACCGCATCGATACTTACGACGTGA
- a CDS encoding nitroreductase family protein, translating to MDIYEALYTTRTMRRMRPDPIPLGTQSRILDAAIRAPNGGNTQRWHFLVVDDPELKRQFAELYRRGREFEHREFETGTMALPAPGRDRAAYAETLRQVIRSGNYLADHFDEVPLLLFVFAIDDHGGANIFPAIWSALLAARAEGVGGVMTTLLRYFPDTVNKLLGVPVEQGWTMSAVVAFGYPLGRWGVAANRHPVHEVSSRNHWGAPFGVTVPQPLWPSAAAAPEDYRRFVPATGKGTRDNF from the coding sequence ATGGACATTTACGAAGCGCTCTACACCACCAGGACGATGCGGCGGATGCGACCGGATCCGATTCCACTGGGGACCCAGAGCCGGATCCTCGATGCGGCGATCCGTGCCCCCAACGGCGGCAACACGCAGCGCTGGCATTTCCTGGTCGTCGACGACCCGGAACTCAAACGCCAGTTCGCCGAGCTGTATCGGCGCGGCCGGGAATTCGAGCACCGAGAATTCGAGACCGGAACCATGGCCCTGCCGGCGCCGGGCAGGGATCGTGCTGCCTACGCCGAGACGCTGCGCCAGGTTATCCGGTCGGGGAACTATCTCGCCGATCACTTCGACGAGGTCCCGTTGCTGCTATTCGTTTTCGCCATCGACGACCATGGCGGTGCCAACATCTTTCCGGCGATCTGGAGTGCCCTGCTCGCCGCACGCGCCGAAGGCGTCGGCGGTGTCATGACGACGCTGTTGCGCTACTTCCCCGATACGGTCAACAAATTACTAGGGGTGCCGGTTGAGCAGGGCTGGACGATGTCGGCCGTGGTGGCCTTCGGTTATCCGCTGGGCAGGTGGGGCGTGGCTGCCAACCGCCATCCCGTGCACGAGGTCTCATCGCGCAACCATTGGGGTGCGCCATTCGGCGTAACAGTGCCGCAACCGCTGTGGCCGAGTGCTGCTGCAGCGCCCGAGGACTACCGCCGCTTCGTCCCAGCCACCGGAAAGGGAACCCGTGACAATTTCTGA
- a CDS encoding alpha/beta fold hydrolase — MQTSTYVLIPGAWQGAWSWLPVAKRLRAAGHRAITLTLPGLGDGDDPSGLVLKDAIGHVVNEVRRRDLDNVTLVAHSWGGYPATGAAHLLATRVSKVVYFNGLVPAVGGSVIDDDPDRRELTLRLIGESPVGAVTPALEFVERMLMQGVAPALQRMVAELMTPQPGRYFLDTLDVDVATLGVDTAYIASDRDHALPFPAAGFAARLGVAPEFVPGTHVSMLTHPDEVAKAILAT; from the coding sequence ATGCAAACGTCGACATACGTGCTGATTCCGGGTGCCTGGCAAGGGGCGTGGTCTTGGTTACCGGTGGCTAAGCGACTTCGCGCAGCGGGCCATCGGGCGATCACGTTGACGCTGCCCGGTCTGGGCGACGGCGATGATCCGTCGGGTCTCGTCCTCAAAGACGCGATCGGTCACGTCGTCAACGAGGTGCGCCGCCGCGACCTCGACAACGTGACCCTGGTGGCGCACAGTTGGGGCGGCTATCCCGCCACGGGCGCGGCGCACCTGCTCGCCACGCGGGTAAGCAAGGTTGTCTACTTCAACGGGCTCGTGCCGGCTGTTGGTGGGTCGGTAATCGATGACGACCCCGACAGGCGTGAGTTAACGCTGCGGTTGATCGGCGAATCGCCCGTCGGCGCCGTCACGCCCGCGCTGGAATTCGTCGAGCGGATGTTAATGCAGGGCGTTGCGCCCGCGCTGCAGCGAATGGTGGCCGAACTGATGACCCCGCAGCCCGGTCGTTACTTCCTTGACACTCTCGACGTCGACGTGGCGACCCTTGGTGTCGACACCGCGTATATCGCCAGTGACCGCGATCATGCGCTGCCGTTTCCGGCGGCCGGATTCGCCGCCCGGCTCGGCGTTGCACCCGAGTTCGTCCCGGGCACGCATGTCAGCATGCTGACCCACCCCGACGAGGTGGCCAAGGCGATTTTGGCGACCTGA
- a CDS encoding FAD-dependent oxidoreductase has translation MPEFGETAIVLGASIAGLMAARVLADFYTTVIVVERDVPPDEPVARRGVPHGTSPHIPQVRATQTMEELFPGLLDEMVVNGARVWKDGDLSRIWMSYGGHEFLRSGSIPDPESVIKYFVNRPFLEWIISRRVRAIPNVEFLAGHDVVSLTSTPARNRITGVVVAQHDSGAERTLAAELVVDATGRGSRTPVFLVDLGYDRPREDELMVHAAYASTQLRVPHEMLREYMAVGGALPSRPMGFAMFGGENDTYMLGIQMMAGGQPPADRDALLARLAEVAPAHVVEAARHGEPLGPLRHHRFPANRWRRYDKLTRTPDGLIVVGDAMCSFNPIYGQGMSIAAVEAVILRDCLQHGDRGLPRRYFRAAAKEIRIAWRTAVGADLTLPQIPGRRPLSMRITNAYLRRVLAAAETDPVVVQQFMRLIGMVDPPSRLLRPSMLVRVLRKSRKRAEADKPAPETCAIPT, from the coding sequence ATGCCCGAATTCGGCGAAACCGCAATCGTTCTCGGGGCGAGCATTGCCGGGCTGATGGCTGCCCGCGTCCTGGCTGACTTCTACACCACGGTCATTGTGGTCGAACGTGATGTACCACCCGACGAACCCGTGGCAAGGCGCGGAGTGCCGCATGGCACCAGTCCCCACATTCCACAAGTGCGCGCAACACAGACGATGGAGGAGCTGTTTCCCGGTCTCCTCGACGAGATGGTCGTCAACGGCGCGCGGGTGTGGAAGGATGGTGACCTTTCGCGGATTTGGATGTCTTACGGCGGCCACGAGTTTCTCCGATCTGGCAGCATTCCCGACCCCGAGTCGGTGATCAAGTACTTCGTGAACCGGCCATTTCTCGAATGGATAATCTCGCGGAGGGTGCGCGCTATCCCGAACGTCGAATTCCTCGCCGGCCACGACGTGGTGAGCTTGACGTCGACCCCGGCCCGTAACCGGATCACCGGTGTCGTTGTGGCGCAGCACGACTCCGGAGCCGAAAGAACCCTCGCGGCCGAACTCGTGGTGGACGCGACCGGACGCGGTTCACGCACGCCGGTTTTTCTCGTCGATCTCGGCTATGACCGGCCTCGCGAAGACGAACTGATGGTGCACGCCGCCTACGCGAGCACGCAGCTGCGCGTGCCACACGAGATGCTGCGCGAGTACATGGCGGTCGGCGGCGCGTTGCCGAGCCGACCCATGGGGTTCGCAATGTTCGGCGGTGAAAATGACACCTACATGCTCGGGATTCAGATGATGGCGGGCGGGCAACCGCCCGCCGATCGCGACGCTCTGCTCGCCCGGCTGGCCGAGGTCGCACCGGCGCACGTGGTCGAGGCGGCGCGCCACGGCGAACCGCTCGGACCGCTGCGGCATCACCGGTTTCCGGCGAACCGGTGGCGTCGCTACGACAAGCTAACGCGCACACCCGACGGTCTGATAGTCGTCGGCGACGCGATGTGCAGCTTCAATCCGATTTATGGACAAGGCATGTCGATCGCGGCCGTCGAAGCTGTCATCCTTCGGGATTGTCTGCAGCACGGTGATCGCGGCCTTCCGCGGCGTTATTTTCGGGCTGCCGCCAAGGAGATTCGGATCGCATGGCGAACGGCAGTGGGCGCCGACCTGACGCTGCCCCAGATACCGGGGCGGCGGCCGCTGTCCATGCGGATCACCAACGCTTATCTACGTCGAGTGCTGGCCGCCGCCGAAACTGACCCGGTCGTAGTGCAGCAATTCATGCGGTTGATCGGCATGGTCGATCCTCCCTCGCGCCTGCTGCGCCCATCGATGCTGGTGCGTGTCCTCAGGAAATCGCGAAAGCGGGCGGAGGCAGACAAACCGGCACCCGAGACGTGCGCGATTCCGACTTAG